The Humulus lupulus chromosome 4, drHumLupu1.1, whole genome shotgun sequence genome has a window encoding:
- the LOC133830749 gene encoding isoaspartyl peptidase/L-asparaginase 1, whose amino-acid sequence MGWAIALHGGAGDIPLSLPAERRQPREDALYYCLQIGVQALKAGKPVLDVVEIVVRELENNPHFNAGRGSVLTCNGDVEMEASIMDGNTKNCGAVSGLKTVVNAISLARLIMEKTPHIYLAFDGAEAFAREQGVETVDSSYFVTPENIERLKQAKEANRTQLDYSEPTSKVVNNENLASNGDSQGTVGCVAVDNEGNLASATSTGGFVNKMVGRIGDTPVIGAGTYANKLCAVSATGRGEAIIRGTVARDVAALMEFKGLSLEDAAAYAVDSVPKGTTGLIAVSATGEVTMPFNTMGMFRACATEDGYEEIGIWPNIKN is encoded by the exons ATGGGGTGGGCCATAGCACTTCACGGCGGCGCCGGCGACATCCCTCTTTCTCTTCCAGCGGAGCGTCGGCAGCCACGGGAGGATGCCCTTTATTACTGCCTCCAGATCGGCGTTCAAGCTCTCAAAGCAGGAAAGCCTGTCTTAGACGTTGTTGAAATTGTG GTCCGTGAACTGGAGAACAATCCACACTTTAATGCTGGTAGAGGCTCTGTTTTAACTTGCAATGGCGATGTTGAAATGGAAGCTAGTATTATGGATGGAAACACAAAGAATTGTGGAGCAGTTTCTGGCCTCAAAACTGTTGTTAATGCTATATCTTTGGCACGCTTGATTATGGAAAAAACTCCTCATATATACCTTGCATTTGATGGAGCAGAAGCCTTTGCAAGAGAACAA GGTGTTGAGACTGTAGACTCAAGTTATTTCGTTACTCCAGAAAATATTGAACGGCTAAAGCAAGCAAAAGAAGCCAATAGAACGCAG CTTGATTATTCTGAACCAACTTCTAAAGTTGTGAACAATGAGAACTTGGCTTCAAATGGGGATAGCCAAGGGACAGTTGGATGTGTGGCTGTTGACAATGAAGGGAATTTAGCTTCTGCAACTTCTACAGGTGGATTTGTCAACAAGATGGTGGGAAGGATTGGGGACACTCCTGTCATAGGAGCAGGAACTTATGCCAACAAGCTTTGTGCGGTCTCTGCCACGGGCAGAGGTGAGGCCATAATCCGAGGCACAGTGGCCAGGGATGTGGCAGCTCTCATGGAGTTTAAAGGTCTTTCTCTTGAGGATGCTGCAGCTTATGCCGTGGACAGTGTTCCAAAAGGCACTACTGGCCTTATTGCTGTCTCTGCCACTGGAGAAGTCACAATGCCTTTCAATACAATGGGCATGTTCCGAGCTTGTGCTACTGAAGATGGCTATGAAGAGATTGGAATATGGCCAAACATCAAGAATTGA